One window of Medicago truncatula cultivar Jemalong A17 chromosome 2, MtrunA17r5.0-ANR, whole genome shotgun sequence genomic DNA carries:
- the LOC25486010 gene encoding probable WRKY transcription factor 65: MERSSLSSSAKRRGIKKRVVEIPMKNVEGTNTPPSDSWAWRKYGQKPIKGSPYPRGYYRCSSSKNCPARKQVERNHMDPTVLLVTYTSDHNHAVPPPRNYRNTSNNTASNKDSESEQEPDETFTNIEENSMIATGDELGGWFGDVEAIGSPAVLECPIFSEKEVSMLGEEEMSLFADLGELPECSAVFWRGRRSGAGAGASGDVSVGPLVEANCSL; this comes from the exons ATGGAAAGATCATCACTCTCTTCTTCTGCTAAAAG GCGAGGTATAAAGAAAAGAGTAGTAGAGATTCCAATGAAGAATGTTGAAGGGACTAATACTCCACCGTCTGATTCATGGGCTTGGAGAAAGTATGGTCAGAAACCCATCAAAGGTTCCCCTTATCCAAG AGGATACTATAGATGTAGCAGTTCAAAGAATTGTCCAGCAagaaaacaagttgaaagaaacCACATGGACCCCACCGTACTCCTTGTAACATACACCTCCGATCACAACCACGCCGTGCCACCACCGAGAAACTACCGCAACACAAGCAACAACACCGCATCAAACAAAGACTCCGAATCAGAACAAGAACCAGATGAAACGTTCACGAATATTGAAGAAAATTCAATGATTGCCACCGGTGATGAGTTAGGAGGATGGTTTGGAGATGTGGAGGCGATCGGATCACCGGCAGTGTTGGAGTGTCCGATATTCTCGGAGAAGGAAGTGTCGATGTTGGGAGAAGAAGAGATGTCGTTGTTTGCAGATCTTGGTGAGTTGCCGGAGTGTTCGGCGGTGTTTTGGAGAGGTAGGAGGAGTGGTGCCGGCGCCGGCGCCAGTGGTGATGTTAGTGTGGGACCACTAGTTGAAGCTAATTGCTCGTTGTGA
- the LOC25486011 gene encoding pentatricopeptide repeat-containing protein At5g59600 produces MKISTFSSQLKWTPNDFALYLQKCLKSKALKPGKQIHAMLLTTGTNTNILSLSSKLVGMYSSCTDLKSATLLFHNIHKPNVFAFNWMILGMVYNGYFDNALFYFRLMRDIGLIGNKFTFGIVIKTCVGLMDMKKGKQVHGMICEMGLMNDVLIGNGLIDMYGKCGSVDYACRVFDGMSERDVASWTSMICGFCNTGRIEEALVLFERMKMEGYEPNDFTWNAIIATYARLGDSKKAFGFMERMQKEGFIPDVVAWNALISGFAQNHQFRETFTVFREMLVSGICPNQVTIAALLPACGSVGSVKWGREVHGFICRKGFDANVFIASALIDMYSKCGSLKDARNVFDKIQCKNVASWNAMIDCFGKCGMVDSALELFTKMKEEGLQPNEVTFACILSACSHSGSVEKGLEIFTLMKECYGVEICKEHYACIVDLLCRSGKIVEAYEFIKAMPIQVTESIAGAFLNGCKIHGRKDLAKKMAEEIMRMQLNGSGSFVTLSNIYAAEGDWEEAGNVRKVMKERNVNKWPGSSWLEKPCEILEGKEEKEVAVGLDI; encoded by the coding sequence ATgaaaatttcaacattttcatcTCAATTAAAATGGACCCCTAATGACTTTGCATTATACCTACAAAAATGCTTAAAATCAAAAGCCTTAAAACCAGGCAAACAAATCCATGCAATGTTACTCACAACTGGAACAAACACAAACATCTTATCCTTAAGTTCCAAACTTGTTGGAATGTATTCTAGTTGCACAGACCTAAAATCAGCAACCCTTTTGTTTCATAACATTCACAAACCAAATGTTTTTGCATTTAATTGGATGATTTTAGGTATGGTATATAATGGTTACTTTGATAATGCATTGTTTTATTTTCGATTAATGCGCGATATTGGTCTTATTGGTAATAAGTTTACATTTGGGATTGTGATTAAGACATGTGTTGGTTTAATGGATATGAAGAAAGGGAAACAGGTTCATGGGATGATTTGTGAAATGGGTTTGATGAATGATGTTTTGATTGGGAATGGTTTGATTGATATGTACGGGAAATGTGGAAGTGTTGATTATGCTTGTAGGGTGTTTGATGGAATGTCTGAGAGAGATGTTGCGTCGTGGACATCGATGATTTGTGGGTTTTGTAATACGGGGAGGATTGAAGAAGCGTTGGTGTTGTTTGAGAGGATGAAGATGGAAGGATATGAGCCGAATGATTTTACGTGGAATGCTATCATTGCTACATATGCTCGTTTGGGAGATAGCAAGAAAGCTTTTGGTTTTATGGAGAGAATGCAAAAAGAGGGGTTTATTCCTGATGTGGTTGCATGGAATGCATTGATTTCTGGATTTGCACAAAATCATCAGTTTAGGGAAACATTTACGGTGTTTCGGGAGATGCTAGTTTCGGGGATTTGTCCTAATCAAGTAACTATTGCAGCACTGCTTCCTGCATGTGGATCAGTAGGTTCTGTTAAATGGGGAAGAGAAGTTCATGGATTTATATGCCGGAAGGGATTTGATGCGAATGTTTTCATTGCCAGTGCTCTTATTGACATGTATTCCAAGTGTGGGAGTTTAAAGGATGCTCGAAATGTATTCGACAAGATTCAATGTAAGAACGTTGCTTCATGGAATGCAATGATTGATTGCTTCGGGAAGTGTGGCATGGTTGATTCCGCCTTGGAGCTGTTTACAAAAATGAAGGAAGAAGGATTGCAGCCAAATGAAGTTACTTTTGCATGTATTCTTTCAGCATGCAGCCATAGTGGTTCAGTGGAAAAAGGTTTAGAGATCTTCACATTAATGAAAGAATGTTATGGGGTTGAGATATGTAAGGAGCATTATGCTTGTATTGTTGATCTCTTATGTCGGTCAGGAAAGATAGTAGAAGCGTATGAGTTTATAAAGGCCATGCCAATACAAGTCACAGAGTCAATTGCTGGAGCTTTTCTAAACGGGTGCAAAATCCATGGAAGAAAAGATCTGGCTAAAAAGATGGCTGAGGAAATAATGAGAATGCAGTTAAATGGATCCGGTAGCTTTGTTACACTATCGAATATTTATGCCGCAGAAGGTGATTGGGAAGAGGCTGGGAATGTGAGGAAGGTGATGAAGGAGAGAAATGTCAATAAGTGGCCTGGTTCTAGTTGGCTTGAAAAGCCATGTGAGATTCTTGAAGGGAAGGAAGAGAAAGAGGTAGCTGTTGGGTTGGATATATGA